ACTCGCGTTTTTAACTTCAGAAAACACTCTAATATGTGTCAAATAATGTCCAGCATCATATAAACATCATTATACTGGGTAAACACCGTGGCACAAGCTGCCTTGAGGGTAGTTGTGCATCTGGCAAGTCAGTGCCTCCTGCCAGCAAACagtctttcaaaacaaaaggtGTTTGTTTTGTGGACAACCCCGATAGCTGGCTGCAGGCAATGAAGAACGTGTGAACTTCCCAGAACAAGGAAGGACAAAactcagggaaagaaaacactgatgaGTATTAGCTGAAGTAGCCAAGCTAGacttgaaaagcagaacagacaTAAGATCATGTTTGAGGGACTAAACGAGACAGGACAGGTTTTACTGAGGTGAAATACAGGAGTTCCCAGCACAGGTGACAACTAAACCCAAATGACACGGTTTCAAACATAATGATCAGTATTTCCACAAGGAAACAAAACGCAAAGCCTCGCTGAGGAGCCAGCAAGGTCGGCGAGCCAGACCTGCGTGCAGGTGCCCCACCAGcgctctgtgcagcagctcccaccctcCTCACCTGAGGAGAGCCCAGTTATCGAtcacagaagaaacaaagacaCAGCAACAGTACTGTTTTCCTCAGCGCCGGCCTGGGGCCCTACTCGAGCCGACACACAGCCGGGCAAAGGAAACCGAACCACGCACAGCGATGCCGAGGCGTCACCTCCCCGCTTCTGACAATAGCAAGAGGAGCCAGCGCTGCCGGCAGCACTTCTCCCCAGGAACTCTCCGGGAGAGCCGACGGCTGCTCAGCATCCCGGGCCCTGCCCGCCCCTGTCAATGCTGACTCACGGAGAGCAGCAGCGCTCGGGACCCAGGGCTCCAGCCCCGCGGGTCGGGCGGGCCCCGGGCGCGCTCATTGTTCACGGCAAGGCGGCCCCCGCCGCGTCCCCTCAGCCAGCGCCGGCCTAggcccgcccgcgccccccACAGGGCCCCGCCTCACCCTTGGCCAGCGCCACAGTGGAGTTCTCGGTGTCGATGGTATAGAGAATGCCCTCATAGCGGATCTGCGCCTTGGAAATCAGGCTGATCTTGCTGCCGATGTAGGGGGTCCCCGAACTCATGGCGGCGGAGCCGGGGGAGGGAGGCGGGGGAGGCGTCCCAGAGCCGCGCGGAGCCGCCGCACCGCCCACGCGCACTGCGGAGCCGGGACCCCGCCGCGCGCGCCTTATATAGGGCGGAGGGAGACGGGCCGCGGGGGGGCGGAGGGGGCGTGATGCGATAACCGCGCATGCGCCGCGCGCTATTGACCAGACGGGAGAGACGGGGTCAGACTGGGAGGGGCGGAGGGGGAACACCCGGGGCCCGCGTCACGTGACCAACGCGAGCGAGGGTGCCACGTgcgccgcggggcggggcggagccgggcggggcgggagcgcgCGCGCTTGGCTTCCCGCGCTGCCGCGGCTGAGGGGAGcgcgcgggggggggggggggcgctGAGGGCAGCTCTGCGATGCCGAGCCTGTGCCGCTGCCCCTTGTGTGGCACTGCTCCTCGCCCGGGTGGCACTGCCCGTGTGTCACTGCTCCTCACTCGTGTGTCATTGCCCCTGGCgcctgtggcagagctgctgtcacacagcGCGGCGAGAAAGGGATCATCGCCTTCCCGTCACAGAACAGCCATGGCTGCCTCTGCCGGAGCCCCTTCACCCTGCGGTGCCGCGGTTGGTGCTGGCAGAACCGCGGGTGCCCGGTGGGCCGTGCCGTGTGCGGGTCCCCCGCGCCTTTGTTCGGCTAGCCCGGCGCGGGTCAGCCCGGCGCGGTCACCCCGTGCTAGGCCGCAGCTGGAGGATGGGACCGCTCCGTGCGGCGTCTCCCGGGAGCTCCCCCGCTCCCCAGCCATCTGCGGGTCAATGAGAGACAACCGGCAGCATCTGGCAGATATGGTCACAGGAGGTGAAATCACTCACCAGCGAGAGGGTGGACGGGGATCAGGCAGGGCAGTTGCATTCGGGGCAGCGGGTCAGAGTGCACAGATCTCACTAATTTGTGTGACGCAAATGAATAAGATTCAAGCCCAGCAGCCGGGGACAATACAGCGGGAGCCATTGTCTGAGTGCAGGGAGGTTCGCTGGAGCTGCAGGCGCCCATGCCTTGGTTGCATGTCTTCCATCTGCGATACAACAGCGACACGGGAGAACGCAGTCCACAGGTTTATCCCCGTGTCAGGACGCCCTGCGTCCTTGCACACCATGGCTCGGAGAGCTGTTCTCCCAATGCCCCAAGCTGTCTGCCCTGTGACCTTATGTATTTTATGGTGTTACTCTTCATGCTGTTTATAcagcctgaggagcagctctccctgcctgaaCAGGGCAGATGCTTCCTTTCCACTCGTACAGGCACATGTACGTGGTCTTTTCCTTGTTAAATTGTTCTAGCATAGAGTTcctaaaaaaatataaagaaaataaaaatattaattggaaaagcagtaattttgAATAAGAAAGTCAGCCCTTAAAGTCAacccttttatatttttagttcAGCCTTAAGTATAACttacagaaggaaagcagagattcCTTTTTTACTGCAGTAAACAGTGCCCTTTAGCGGGCAAATTGCTGGTTAGAAACTTCCCTGATGAAAAAAGTCCTCTAGTTCCTCTGTACGAGGAGTGTCTAGTTTAGCTATGTGAAAAAGttcaaatggagaaaaaatagggaaagaaataatagaaaagatagaaaaaatGTGGCTGCTCAGTTTGGGGCAGctacaaaaaattatttataatgaaaaaaattatgtcagtAGTGCAACCAAGGTAGAGAAACAGTACTCCCTCTTTTGGTTTAGATCCTCCAACTCCACAGTATGTTTAACTTGGTATTTCTTATTTCCactcttaaaatattctttagaaACAGTAAATGGGTCTTCAGGTTTTGCAGTtcaattcatttttctctttaggcAAACCAAAATGTCACCAGTTCATAAGCACCTGTAGTTCCAGTACTTTGTTGTTTATTCAACACAAGGTAATACTacgactttttttttttttacacttttttttttttttttttttttttttgaataccaggaaagaaagagacagtTACAGGTACCAATACAGTGATGTGGAACCTGCAGGAAGGCTAATTAAAGCagtgtggaaaaagaaaactacacCAAGATGGCATGACCTATACACTGGTAAGGAGAGCTATGCAAACATAGAGAATTTTAGTTATAATCACCATGGCCATAAATCAGCCAGTTTCTGGAAGATACTCTTATTGTAATGAATTTCCTCAATGTCTTGTGTTTGACAACAGTCAGAGATAACAAGTGATCAGCAAGAAGAAATATGATACCTGACATTTTAAGTGGCCTGTTAGTATTATTTATTCTGCTAAAAAATACAGTACTTCATCCACTAAGTGttgaaagggggaaggaaagagcaTCTTTCACTGTGTAAATTCATGACAAGTGTGCTATCCCGGGCATCCCTCATATGAATTTGGCTTCATATGAAGAAGCTGACTGCAGTTCATCACAGCACTAGGAAGAAACCTGGCAGAGAGGGCCTCGTGAGCACAGCAGACACAGGATTCACGTAACAGTCATTTGGACTACAGGTGACTGTGCTCTATGGAGAGTGGAGGTAGGACACAGTCAGACCATGTAACTGCATAGCTAATTCATTTACAGGAAAACCTGTGTTGCCAGAACTCAGGAGACACCCGTGGCAGCTGGAAGGCAACTAGAGGCATTTGGGAGGGTCACCACCCATATATGTAAGCACGCTTCATAGCAGGTAAAAGAGAAATCAGTGACTTACAGCAGTGATGACAATTTATGGGGTGTGTGATGGTGAGAGAGAACTTGTGTAGTGGATGATGGCCACATCCACAGAAAGGTAAGCTGAACTGACTCAGGTGAGTTCTGGCAGAGTTAATGACAGACCAGCAGTTGGCAGAACACCTGTAAcaagctccagctgctggaagaaggGAGTCAGGCATTGGCTGCTGAAGCATCACCTCTTGCACGTGGGGACAGTGGGATGCGTTGGCAGTTGGTggcaaaaaaagaggaaagaaaagaaacaatcaTGGAAAAATGGAGGAAGTGAAAATGGAACAGAGGTTTGAATTTGGGTGtggcaaacaaaataaatgatacaaaggaaggcagaaatgTTTGAGCCCTAGAGGAAGATATGTTAGAGCAGTAGTTTCAAAATAAGATTATGGtagctgcagggaaggaggggaaagtTACCAAGTACAGAACACAGTTCTGTAGAGGTGTGGGAAATGGGCAGTAGAAAAGAGACCAGGAATGAAGGAGGAACTAGAACAggatggagaaacagaaaagattctggaaagatgagaaggaaaaaaaatgatccATCCTTGTAAGGGCTTTTATTCTAcacaaagaaaagctgatgaaGTAGAATAAAGCATGTAAATTCAATGAATGAAACTAAAATatagggaagagagagggatgGAGAATGGAATAAGGataatgaaaaatggaaatattaataAGTAGAAAAAATGGGAGACTTAGTAACCTGTATTTAGATAATGTGGGCTTTGTACAATTACTTTCTCAATTTCCCACAGTCTAAGAAAAGGAGATACAATGATGTATGGAGGAAATAGTGTT
The nucleotide sequence above comes from Corvus cornix cornix isolate S_Up_H32 chromosome 20, ASM73873v5, whole genome shotgun sequence. Encoded proteins:
- the LOC120411093 gene encoding uncharacterized protein LOC120411093, which encodes MPSLCRCPLCGTAPRPGGTARVSLLLTRVSLPLAPVAELLSHSAARKGSSPSRHRTAMAASAGAPSPCGAAVGAGRTAGARWAVPCAGPPRLCSASPARVSPARSPRARPQLEDGTAPCGVSRELPRSPAICGSMRDNRQHLADMVTGGEITHQREGGRGSGRAVAFGAAGQSAQISLICVTQMNKIQAQQPGTIQREPLSECREVRWSCRRPCLGCMSSICDTTATRENAVHRFIPVSGRPASLHTMARRAVLPMPQAVCPVTLCILWCYSSCCLYSLRSSSPCLNRADASFPLVQAHVRGLFLVKLF